A genomic stretch from Sphaerodactylus townsendi isolate TG3544 linkage group LG15, MPM_Stown_v2.3, whole genome shotgun sequence includes:
- the LOC125444858 gene encoding membrane primary amine oxidase-like — protein sequence MVFVSAQEMLQDDPPDTHGPLPGEKIFLANALTRMPHYESKQEEVGNTVPPPQQLGLGLVTWGQAKEKQQNSPSESNLLQSAFSQLRYKSQEPTMLKTNWKLVCALLAACTATAFLIGWIFQGRREKPPVCETQHQDRCSGKVRQDGHGSVFADLTLEELLQVKRYLWNNLGVPLVEPPQAKPSDNCIYSVGLHLPPKAEVLAFLDHQGRKPPRQALAVVYFGNQEDPNVTEYVVGPLPKPTYHQDITIEKYGGKLPYYRRFFLISEREEISIFFMREEYPRAPNFMHQVLDYNGRNLMVLPALPPGFKSGDRKVWMGHFQNVSGPYLHPVGLELQVDVSSLDTSEWQVLNVFYNGQYFEDMEDLERQFNEGRVRVAKVKKAPLDGGFSSLKPRVPPGWPGPLQYEPRGPRYCVRHNQVTFMSWSFAFGMEVNRGPRIFDVRFDGERIAYELSLQDAAALYGSNCPGTMTTRYMDLSFALGRDAATLTQGVDCPYLATYLDAHYLLDSSLPVTRKNSICIFEQNAAIPIRRHYDQSDPKFYGGLVDSVLVFRAISTMVNYDYVWDFVFHQNGAVGVKVHATGYIMSSFFFGDGADFGNRVQEFTLGTMHTHNIHYKADLDIGGKCCFLFF from the exons ATGGTTTTTGTGTCGGCTCAAGAGATGTTGCAGGATGACCCCCCAGACACTCATGGG CCCTTGCCAGGGGAGAAGATCTTCCTGGCAAATGCTCTGACCCGCATGCCACATTATGAAAGCAAGCAGGAAGAGGTGGGAAACACGgtgcctcctccccagcagctggGGCTGGGGTTAGTTACCTGGGGGCAAGCGAAAGAAAAGCAGCAGAATTCGCCCTCTGAATCAAA TTTGCTTCAGTCTGCATTCTCCCAACTGCGCTACAAATCCCAAGAACCTACCATGCTGAAAACGAACTGGAAATTGGTTTGTGCCCTCCTAGCTGCGTGCACAGCAACGGCTTTCCTCATAGGCTGGATATTCCAAGGAAGACGAGAGAAGCCCCCTGTTTGTGAGACCCAACACCAGGATCGGTGCTCAGGGAAGGTACGCCAAGATGGACACGGCTCGGTCTTTGCTGACCTAACTCTGGAAGAGTTGTTGCAAGTCAAGAGGTACCTGTGGAACAACCTGGGTGTGCCTTTGGTGGAGCCCCCTCAAGCCAAGCCATCAGACAATTGCATTTATTCTGTCGGCCTTCATCTTCCCCCCAAAGCGGAGGTGCTGGCATTCTTGGACCACCAAGGCAGAAAACCCCCACGACAAGCTCTAGCTGTGGTCTATTTTGGAAACCAAGAGGACCCAAATGTCACGGAATATGTAGTGGGTCCTCTTCCAAAGCCAACATATCATCAAGATATCACAATTGAGAAGTATGGAGGGAAGCTACCATATTACCGAAGATTTTTTTTGATCAGTGAGCGAGAAGAAATATCTATTTTCTTCATGCGTGAGGAATATCCTAGAGCTCCAAACTTTATGCACCAGGTACTTGATTATAATGGAAGAAACCTTATGGtgctccctgctctgccaccaggATTTAAATCGGGAGACAGAAAAGTCTGGATGGGTCATTTCCAGAATGTATCTGGTCCGTATTTGCATCCCGTTGGGTTGGAGCTGCAAGTGGATGTTAGCAGCTTGGATACTTCTGAGTGGCAAGTGTTGAATGTGTTCTACAATGGACAGTACTTTGAGGACATGGAAGACCTTGAAAGACAGTTCAACGAGGGAAGAGTTCGAGTGGCCAAAGTGAAGAAGGCTCCTCTTGACGGGGGGTTCTCATCGCTGAAACCAAGAGTCCCACCAGGGTGGCCAGGCCCTTTGCAATACGAGCCCCGCGGTCCCCGCTACTGCGTCAGGCACAACCAGGTCACCTTCATGTCTTGGAGTTTTGCCTTTGGAATGGAAGTAAACAGAGGACCACGGATCTTTGATGTTAGGTTTGACGGTGAGAGGATAGCCTATGAGTTAAGCTTGCAAGATGCTGCTGCCCTCTATGGGTCCAATTGTCCAGGGACAATGACTACCCGGTACATGGACCTAAGTTTTGCCCTTGGGAGAGATGCTGCCACCCTTACTCAGGGAGTGGATTGTCCTTACTTAGCTACGTATTTGGATGCGCACTACCTACTGGATTCTTCGTTACCTGTCACTCGCAAAAACTCTATTTGCATCTTTGAACAAAATGCTGCGATTCCAATACGGCGCCATTATGACCAGTCGGACCCTAAATTTTACGGAGGGCTGGTTGATTCCGTTCTGGTCTTCAGGGCCATTTCTACAATGGTGAACTATGACTATGTCTGGGATTTTGTGTTTCATCAAAATGGAGCTGTTGGTGTAAAAGTACACGCTACTGGATATATTATGTCTTCATTCTTCTTCGGTGATGGCGCAGATTTTGGGAACAGAGTCCAGGAATTTACACTGGGAACAATGCACACTCACAATATTCATTACAAAGCGGACTTGGACATTGGTGGTAagtgttgttttctgtttttttga